Genomic segment of Conexibacter woesei Iso977N:
CCGCTACGGGCTGGCGTCCAGGCAGCCGGACGGCCTGACGCGGATGCCGCGCTTCGCCGACGACGCGATCGATCCCGACCGCGCGCACGGCGACGTCCTGCTGACGATCGAGGCCCAGCAGCGCGACACGGTCGTCCACGCGGTCCGGGAGCTGCTGCGGCCGCTGCGCGGGCGGTTCGTGGTCCGCTGGACGATCGACGGCTTCACCGCCGCCGACCGCGGCCCGACCCCGCAGAGCGCGCGCCGCAACCTGTTCGGCTTCCGCGACGGGACCGCCAACCCGGCGGGCGGCGATCGCGAGCAGCTCCTATGGGATGCGTCCGGTGGCACGTTCCAGGTCGCCCGGACGATCCGGATGCACACCGAGTTCTGGGACCGCGTCGGGCTGCTGGAGCAGGAGAACATGATCGGCCGCACGCGGGACAGCGGCGCGCCGATCGGCGGCGACCAAGAACGACAAGATCCCCGCTACGATCTCGATCCCAGGGGCGCGCGGATCCCGCTCGACGCGCACATCCGCCTGGCGAACCCGCGCACGCCGCAGACCGAGGCCCAGCGGATCCTGCGCAAGTCCTTCAACTACCACCGCGGGATCGACGCGGCCGGCCAGCTCGACCAGGGGCTGCTGTTCCTGGCCTACAACAGGTCGATCCAGCAGCAGTTCGAGGTCATCCAGCGGCGGCTGGCGGGCGAGCCGATGACCGACTACGTGACGCCCGTCGGCGGCGGCTACTTCTACGCCCCGCGCGGGACCCGCGGCGCGACCGACTGGGTCGGCGCGGCGCTGCTGACCTGATCGCACGGGCAGGGCGCGCGGGCGCCGCGCCTGCGATCCTGAGGGGCGATGAGCGGCACGGAGCGGATTGGCGTCGTCGGCGCCGGGATCGTCGGGCTGGCGGTCGCGCGGCGGCTGGCCGAGGCCGATCCGGGCGCGCGCGTGACCGTGCTCGACAAGGAGCCGGCGATCGCCCAGCACCAGACGGGGCACAACTCCGGGGTCGCGCACGCGGGGCTCTACTACGCGCCGGGGTCGCTGAAGGCGCGGCTGTGCCGGCGCGGGATGGGGCTGTTGAAGGAGCTGTGCGAGGCGCGTGGGCTGCCGTACGAGGAGTGCGGGAAGCTCGTCGTGGCGCGCGACGCGGGCGAGATCGGGCGGCTGCGGGAGATCGAGCGGCGCGCGACGGAGAACGGCGTGCCGGACCTGGCGTGGCTGGAGGGGCTCGACGCGCTGCAGGCGGTCGAGCCTCATGTCGTCGGCGTCGCCGCGGTGCACTCGCCGCGGACGGCGATCGTGGACTTCAAGGCGGTCGCGGCCGCGCTGGCCGACGACGTCCGCTCTGGCGGCGGGGAGATCCTGCTCGGGCGCGAGGTGCGCGCGATCGAGAACACCAACAACGAGGTCCGCGTCACGACCGGCGATGGCGAGACGTACGCCTTCGACCGGCTGTTCCTCTGCGCGGGGCTGCAGTCCGACCGCGTCGCGCAGCTGGCGGGCGACGAGGCCGGGCCGGCGATCGTCCCGTTCCGGGGCGAGTACATGCGGTTGAAGGCCGACCACACCAACCTGGTCCGTGGGCTGATCTACCCGGTGCCCGATCCGGCGTTCCCGTTCCTGGGCGTGCACTTCACGCGGCGCGTGGACGGTGGCGTGGACATCGGGCCCAACGCGGTGCTGGCGTTCGCGCGCGAGGGCTACACCTTGGGGCGCGTCGTGCCGCGCGACCTGGCGGCGACGCTGCGCTGGCCGGGGTTCCGGAGGCTCGCGATGAGGCACTGGAGGATGGGGCTGAGGGAGATGCGCGGGTCGGTCAACGGGCGCGCGTTCGTCGCCGAGGCGCAGACGTTCGTCCCGGCCCTGGGGCGCGGCGACGTCGAGCGCGCGCCCGCGGGCGTGCGGGCCCAGGCGATCGACCGCGACGGCTCGCTGGTCGACGACTTCCGCATCAACACGCTCGGGCGCGTGGTCGCGGTGCGCAACGCGCCGTCGCCGGCGGCGACGTCCTCGCTGGCGATCGCCGAGCATGTTGTGGATCTTGCCCGCGGCGCCGTGCCTGGCGTCGCCGCGGCCTGAGCGCCGCGCCGCGAGGGTGGCGGCGCCGCCGGTCATCCACGACGCCGCCACCGCACGCGGTGGGAGTCGGACGGGCTGAGCACCCCGTCGACCTTCGGCGACGACGTGGCAGCGTGTCGCCGGGATGCGCTTTGCGCTTGTGACCAATATGCATGTCGGAGCGGGCGCCGTCAAGGGTGGACCGGAAACGGACCGGTGCCCGGACAGCGAGTCGGTCCGGGGCAGGAGACGGGGCTCCTACGCGGACGGTCTGCGGCCTTCTACGGACGGGGCCCGGCGTAGGATCGAGCCCATGAACGTCTTGATCGCAGGAGGCGGCGTCGCGGGGCTGGAGGCCGCGCTGGCGCTGCGCGACCTCGCGGGCGATCGCGTCGACGTCACGCTGATCAGCCCGGAGGAGCACTTCGTCTACCGGCCGATGTCGACCGCGACGCCGTTCGGACGCGGGCACGCGAAGACGCACAGGCTGGCGGATCTCGCGCCGCAGCTGGGCGTTCGCGTGGTGCACGACGCGCTGATGCACGTGCACACGCAGGCGCGGGAGATCGAGACGCGCGGCGGCGCGCGGCTGTCGTACGACGCGTTGTTGGTGGCCATCGGCGCGGAGAGCGTTCGCGCCTATGACCGGCCCGCGACGTGGACGCCCGACAGCGACCCGGAGGTCTTCGGCGGGCTGCTGCGCGACATCGAGGAGGGCTACACCAAGTCGGTGGCCTTCGTGGTGCCGCCGGGGAGCTCGTGGCCGTTGCCCGCGTACGAGCTGGCGCTGATGACCGCGTGGGACGCGCGCGGGATGGGGATGGACGACGTCAAGATCACCATCTACACGCCCGAGGACGCGCCGCTGGGGATGTTCGGGCCGAAGGCGAGCGCGGCGCTGCGCGAGGACTTGGAGGCCGTCGGCATCGCGGTGGAGACCGCGACGATCGTCACCGAGCAGGACGGCGAGCTGCGCAAGATCCCGGGCAACCGCCCGCTGGAGGCGCAGCGCACCGTGGCCCTCCCGACCGCCGCCGGCCCGGCGATCCCCGGCCTCCCAGCCGACCAGCTCGGCTTCATCCTCGCCGACCGCAACGGCCGCGTCGTGTCGAGCCCCAGCGTCTGGGCCGCGGGCGACGCCGTGTCGTTCCCGATCAAGCAGGGCGGCCTCGCCGCCCAGCAGGCCGACGCGGCCGCCCACTCGATCGCGAAGCTCGCCGGCGCGCCGGTCGAGGAGCAGCCCTTCCACCCCATCCTCCGCGGCGTGATCCTCACCGGCCGTGGGCAGCGCTGGGTCCGCTACGCCAGGGACGCCGCGCCCGAAGGCGAGACCGAACGCCGCGCCCTCTTCTGGCCGCCGACGAAGGTCGCCGGCACCTACCTCTCGCCGTTCCTCTACGCCCTCGACAGCCCCTCGCCCGGCGACGACACCCCACCCACCGGCGCCCCCATCGACCTCGACCTCACCACCGCCATCCCCGCCACCGCCGACGCCCTCCGCGCCGCCGACCGGCGCACGCAGTCATAGAGCTCAGCCCGCGCCGGCGATGGTGCAGGCGGCGGAGGCCGCGGCGACGGCGGCCTCGGTGGCGACGGTTGGGTTGGAGAGGTCGTGGGTCAGGAGGGCGCCCATGAAGGCGTCGCCGGCGCCGATGGTGTCGATGATGTCGACCGGGGGCGCCGGGATGTGCGTGACCTCTCCGGAGGGTGGGATGATCAGCGCGCCGTCGGAACCGAGGGTGACGAAGCCGGTCGCGCCCGGTGCGAGGAGGGTGCGCATCGCGTCGGCGGGCGCGGCTCCGGGGGCGAGCCAGGAGAGGTCGTCGGAGGAGGCCTTGACGATGTCGGCGCGGGTGAAGATGCGTCCCAGGCGCGCGCGGTAGGCGCGCTCGTCGGGGATCGCCGCGGGGCGGATGTTGGGGTCGACCGCTATGACCTGCTTGCGCGGCGCGCTCAGCACCAGCGCCTCGAGGGTCGAGGCTGTCGGGTCATACAACAACCCGAGCGTGCCGACGCAGAGGACGCGCGCACGCGAGACCGCGTCGGGCGCCGACTGCAGCCCGGGTGCCGACGTGCCCTCCACGTAGAACGCGTAGGACGCGGCACCGTGCTCGTCGACCGAGGCCAGCGCGAGGGTCGTCGGGTCGGGCGTCGAGACCGCGAGCGACAGGTCCACCCCGTCGCCGGCCAGCGCCGCCCGGAGCCGCGTGCCGAAGTGGTCGGTCGACAGGCGGCCCAGGTAGGCGACCGCGCCGCCGGACCGGCCGACGGCGCGCGCCACGTTGAAGGGTCCGCCGCCCAGGTGGGCGGCCAGCACGTCGCCGTCGCCGGGAACGAGGTCGACGAGCGCCTCGCCGGCGACGACGATCGTGCCGTCCACCATCAGCAGCTCGCCTTGTACAAGGCGCCCTGCGCCTCGGGGGAGGAGAGGTTGTCCTTCGTGACGGTCACGAAGCCGGTGGTGATCCTCTTGGTGGTCGGCTGGCCCTTGAGCGCGGCGACCGCCTGGTCGATGCCCTGCTTGCCGATGTCCGCCGGCTTCTGGGCGATCAGGCCCTGGATGAGCCCGGACTTCAGGTCCTCCACGTTCTTCGGGCCGGCGTCGAAGGTCACGACCTTCACGCCCTTCTTGCCCGCCTCACGCAGACCGGACGCCACACCCTCAGCGGTCAGGACGTTGGTGGCGAAGATCCCCTTCAAGTCAGGGTTCTTGGCCAGCAGAGACTTCGTGATCGACGCCGCCTTCGCGGGGTCGTCGTTGTCGAACTGCTGCCCGACGTACTGCAGCGACGTCCCCTTCACGCCCGCCGAGAACCCCTGCGCGCGCTGGTCCGTCGTCGAGATGCCCGGCTTGACGTTGACAACCGCGACCTTGCCGCCGCCGGAGCCGATCAGCTGCACCAGCGCCTTGGCCGCCTGCGTGCCGCCCGCGACGTTGTCGGACGAGATCTGCGAGACCGCCATGTCGGGCTGGTCGA
This window contains:
- a CDS encoding Dyp-type peroxidase — translated: MSLDRRTFLRRSAALGAASLAGAGAATEATADDAPTDTTNNPLDAPVAFDGAHQAGILTAPGAQATLVALDAIANDREALLTGLATLSSQARHLAKGYSFAVREPSEPPPDSGMLGTTIAPDRLTTTIAFGASLFDDRYGLASRQPDGLTRMPRFADDAIDPDRAHGDVLLTIEAQQRDTVVHAVRELLRPLRGRFVVRWTIDGFTAADRGPTPQSARRNLFGFRDGTANPAGGDREQLLWDASGGTFQVARTIRMHTEFWDRVGLLEQENMIGRTRDSGAPIGGDQERQDPRYDLDPRGARIPLDAHIRLANPRTPQTEAQRILRKSFNYHRGIDAAGQLDQGLLFLAYNRSIQQQFEVIQRRLAGEPMTDYVTPVGGGYFYAPRGTRGATDWVGAALLT
- the lhgO gene encoding L-2-hydroxyglutarate oxidase, with product MSGTERIGVVGAGIVGLAVARRLAEADPGARVTVLDKEPAIAQHQTGHNSGVAHAGLYYAPGSLKARLCRRGMGLLKELCEARGLPYEECGKLVVARDAGEIGRLREIERRATENGVPDLAWLEGLDALQAVEPHVVGVAAVHSPRTAIVDFKAVAAALADDVRSGGGEILLGREVRAIENTNNEVRVTTGDGETYAFDRLFLCAGLQSDRVAQLAGDEAGPAIVPFRGEYMRLKADHTNLVRGLIYPVPDPAFPFLGVHFTRRVDGGVDIGPNAVLAFAREGYTLGRVVPRDLAATLRWPGFRRLAMRHWRMGLREMRGSVNGRAFVAEAQTFVPALGRGDVERAPAGVRAQAIDRDGSLVDDFRINTLGRVVAVRNAPSPAATSSLAIAEHVVDLARGAVPGVAAA
- a CDS encoding NAD(P)/FAD-dependent oxidoreductase, with protein sequence MNVLIAGGGVAGLEAALALRDLAGDRVDVTLISPEEHFVYRPMSTATPFGRGHAKTHRLADLAPQLGVRVVHDALMHVHTQAREIETRGGARLSYDALLVAIGAESVRAYDRPATWTPDSDPEVFGGLLRDIEEGYTKSVAFVVPPGSSWPLPAYELALMTAWDARGMGMDDVKITIYTPEDAPLGMFGPKASAALREDLEAVGIAVETATIVTEQDGELRKIPGNRPLEAQRTVALPTAAGPAIPGLPADQLGFILADRNGRVVSSPSVWAAGDAVSFPIKQGGLAAQQADAAAHSIAKLAGAPVEEQPFHPILRGVILTGRGQRWVRYARDAAPEGETERRALFWPPTKVAGTYLSPFLYALDSPSPGDDTPPTGAPIDLDLTTAIPATADALRAADRRTQS
- a CDS encoding carbohydrate kinase family protein — translated: MDGTIVVAGEALVDLVPGDGDVLAAHLGGGPFNVARAVGRSGGAVAYLGRLSTDHFGTRLRAALAGDGVDLSLAVSTPDPTTLALASVDEHGAASYAFYVEGTSAPGLQSAPDAVSRARVLCVGTLGLLYDPTASTLEALVLSAPRKQVIAVDPNIRPAAIPDERAYRARLGRIFTRADIVKASSDDLSWLAPGAAPADAMRTLLAPGATGFVTLGSDGALIIPPSGEVTHIPAPPVDIIDTIGAGDAFMGALLTHDLSNPTVATEAAVAAASAACTIAGAG
- a CDS encoding ABC transporter substrate-binding protein; amino-acid sequence: MMGKRWIAIGLSAAVGAFGLSACGSSDDNSGSSTGSSASSGSSGGKRYDMTLITGVKGDEFYITMGCGAQAEAARMGVKLNIQGPDEFDASQQTPIVNAVAAKRPDAVLIAPTDSKALFAPIQQLSTGGAKIVLVDTTLDQPDMAVSQISSDNVAGGTQAAKALVQLIGSGGGKVAVVNVKPGISTTDQRAQGFSAGVKGTSLQYVGQQFDNDDPAKAASITKSLLAKNPDLKGIFATNVLTAEGVASGLREAGKKGVKVVTFDAGPKNVEDLKSGLIQGLIAQKPADIGKQGIDQAVAALKGQPTTKRITTGFVTVTKDNLSSPEAQGALYKASC